The nucleotide window AGGATTCAGCCATATGTTCCGCAAAGAAGACACTTAATCACGCAAAAGCATAGCACTCCTGCGACTACAGTGGTAATATATTAGATTCAATGAATACTAATGCAGGAGTGCTGTTAATGCATAATCTTTTCGTTCCTAAAACAATCATCAGCCGGATCAGGTGCTATTCTTTCTTCATGGTCGGAGTGCCCTTGATATTTATCAGCGTGATTCTCCTTTTCTTCATCAAATCAGCCATTTTCAAGGCCACAAAGCAGGAACTCGAAGAACAGGTTATCTCGCACAAAGTGGTCATTGAAGAATGGTTCCGGGAACGACAGAACAATGTAAAATTCCTTGCCGAAACAGAGGCACTGCGTAGCGGAGACCTGAAACGGATCGGACCAATTCTACAAAAATTCGATGACACACACGATGACATATCTGTAGTGATCTTGGCCGGGCCGGACGGTATCGCAGGAAGACATCTCTCCGGGCCGCTCATTAATGTCTCTGACCGGGAATATTTCATTAAGGGCCGAGCCGGGAAAGCACATGTAACCAAAGTCCTGACCGGGCGCGGCTCCGGGAATCCCATAATTATTTTCTCGCATCCCGTAACCATGAAAGACGGAACCTTCGGCGGAGTTGTTATTCTGGGTTCCCGGCTAACAGCCATAGACAAGCTGATGAAGAATCTCAGATTCGGCGACACCGGAGAGACATATATCCTCAACCGCGAAGGATATATGCTCACAGAATCCCGCTACGCTGCGCAGCTGAAAGCGGAAGGCAGGATAAAAAGCACTGCTATTCTGGAGATCAAAACCAGCACCAAAGGATTTGAAGCCGCCCTTTCAGGCAGCCAACCCCAAGGCCCATACCTTGACTACCGAGGAGCAGAGGTTCTGGGGGCCAGTCAGTGGATCAGAGATGGCAGATGGCTTCTGGTTTCTGAAATTGATTACAACGAAGCCCTGAGCCCACTCTATTCTTTCATCTGGACAGCTTTCAGCGGAGCGGCTCTGACCCTGTTGATCCTGACTCCTTTTGCGATCAGATTAATACGCTCCATAAATATTCCCATCTCACAACTGAACAATGTTGCCCGACAGATGACCTTGGGTAAATTTGACTGTGCATGCGCCGAGGCGGACATGCCTTCGCCTCCAGATGAGATAAAACAATTAATGGAAGCCTTTTGCTCCATGCAAGAAAAAGTGGACAGCACTGTACAGGAATTGCAAAAATCAGCGGTAACCGACCAACTGACCGGACTGCCTAACCGACGCTACCTCATGAAGGAAGGTGCAAGGCTGGTGGATATAGCCATTCGCGCAGGCCAACCCTGCTCGCTGATGATCATGGATATTGACCATTTTAAAGTTATCAATGACACTTACGGGCACACTATGGGAGATGTTGTGCTCCAACAAATGAGCAGAGCATTTCAGGAAATTGTGCGCACCTCGGACATCATAGCCCGGTACGGCGGGGAAGAATTCGTGGTTGTAGCACCGGGCTCTGACATTGATT belongs to Marinifilum sp. JC120 and includes:
- a CDS encoding diguanylate cyclase gives rise to the protein MNTNAGVLLMHNLFVPKTIISRIRCYSFFMVGVPLIFISVILLFFIKSAIFKATKQELEEQVISHKVVIEEWFRERQNNVKFLAETEALRSGDLKRIGPILQKFDDTHDDISVVILAGPDGIAGRHLSGPLINVSDREYFIKGRAGKAHVTKVLTGRGSGNPIIIFSHPVTMKDGTFGGVVILGSRLTAIDKLMKNLRFGDTGETYILNREGYMLTESRYAAQLKAEGRIKSTAILEIKTSTKGFEAALSGSQPQGPYLDYRGAEVLGASQWIRDGRWLLVSEIDYNEALSPLYSFIWTAFSGAALTLLILTPFAIRLIRSINIPISQLNNVARQMTLGKFDCACAEADMPSPPDEIKQLMEAFCSMQEKVDSTVQELQKSAVTDQLTGLPNRRYLMKEGARLVDIAIRAGQPCSLMIMDIDHFKVINDTYGHTMGDVVLQQMSRAFQEIVRTSDIIARYGGEEFVVVAPGSDIDSGKNLAERLRQGIEARTFNNETEPLACTISIGVAHYATDIKFGADAYEDMLARADKALYDAKDTGRNKLCIAEPHNKLTDSPKGEN